Below is a genomic region from Bordetella pertussis 18323.
CTTGAGCACCATGTTGACCTTGACGCCGAAAAAGGCGGGCTTCCACAGCACCAGGTCGGCCAGCTTGCCCACTTCCACCGAGCCCACCAGGTGCGCGATGCCATGCGCCACGGCCGGGTTGATGGTGTACTTGGCGATGTAGCGCTTGATGCGCTCATTGTCCGAGCGCTCGCTGTCGCCTTGCAGCGGGCCGCGCTGCAGCTTCATCTTGTGCGCGGTCTGCCAGGTGCGCAGGACGATCTCGCCCACGCGCCCCATGGCCTGCGAGTCCGAGCTCATGATGGAGAACGCCCCCAGGTCGTGCAGGATGTCCTCGGCCGCGATGGTCTCGCGCCGGATCCGGCTTTCGGCGAAAGCCAGGTCCTCGGCGATGGATGGATCCAGGTGATGGCACACCATGACCATGTCCAGGTGCTCGTCGATCGTGTTGCGCGTGAACGGCATGGTCGGGTTGGTCGAGGCCGGCAGCACGTTGGGCATGCCGGCGGCCCGGATGATGTCCGGCGCGTGGCCGCCGCCGGCGCCTTCCGTATGGAAGGAATGGATGGTGCGGCCCTTGAACGCGGCGAACGTGTCCTCCACGAAGCCCGACTCGTTGAGCGTGTCGCTGTGGATCGCGACCTGGATGTCGGTTTCCTCGGCCACGTTCAGGCAGGTATCGATGGAAGCCGGCGTGCTGGCCCAGTCCTCGTGGATCTTCAGGCCCATGGCGCCGGCCCGCACCTGCTCCAGCAGCGCGCCGTGCGAGCTCGAACTGCCCTTGCCGAACAGGCCCACGTTCACCGGAAAGGCGTCCAGCGCCTGCAGCATGGCGGCCATGTGCCAGGGGCCCGAGGTGCTGGTGGTGGCCAGCGATCCGGTGGCCGGCCCGGTGCCGCCGCCTATCATGGTGGTCGTGCCGGTGGCCAGGGCCTCCTCGATCTGCTGCGGACAGATGAAGCGGATATGCGTATCGATGGCGCCGGCCGTCACGATCAGCCCCTCGCCGGCCACCACCTCGGTCGAAGCGCCGATGATGATGGTCACGCCCGGCTGGGTGTCCGGGTTGCCCGCCTTGCCGATGCCGCTGATCAGCCCGTCCTTGATGCCGATGTCGGCCTTGACGATGCCGGTCACCGCGTCGATGATCAGCGCGTTGGTGATCACCGTGTCGACGCAATCGGTGGCCAGGCGCTGGCTCTGCCCCATGCCGTCGCGGATGACCTTGCCGCCGCCGAACTTCACCTCCTCGCCGAAGATGGTGTGGTCCTTCTCGACCTCGGCCAGCAGCAGCGTGTCGGCCAGGCGCACCCGGTCGCCGACGCCGCCGACCACGGTCGGCCCGTAAATCTCGGCATATGCCGAACGCGAAATCCTGGTCATTTCAGCGCCCCCATCACCTTGCCCTGGAAACCGAAGATGCGGCGCTCGCCGCCGACCGCCACCAGCTCGACGGTGCGGCGCATGCCCGGCTCGAAACGCACCGCGTTGCCGGCCGGAATGTTCAGCCGGTAGCCGGTTGCCAGCTCGCGGTCGAAGACCAGGGCGTTGTTCGCCTCGGCGAAGTGATAGTGCGAACCCACCTGGATCGGCCGGTCGTCCTCGTTGACCACGGCGATCGTCAAGGTCGGCCGGCCCACGTTGAGCTCGATCTGGCCCGGTTCGGTCAGTATTTCTCCCGGAATCATGATGACACCTCCCTGGTCAGACCCGAGCGCCGACGAACAGCAGCGCGCCGTAACCGGCGATGCCCACGCCCAGCGCCCGCGACAGCCACAGGTTCCAGTGCTTGAGGCGAAACCCCGCGAACAGGCCGGCCAGGTGCAGCCCCAGGGTGGCGAGCATGAAACCCGCCACGAAGCCCAGCGCGCCTTCGCTGCCGGGCAGCTCCATCCCGTGGGCCAGGCCGTGGAACAGGGCGAATCCCCCCACCAGCGCGAAACCCGCCCAGCCCTGCACGGCCTTGCGGCTGGCCACCAGCAGGCCCAGCACCAGCAGCGAGACCATGATGACCGGCTCGACGGCAGGCAGGCGCACGCCGGCCATGCCCATCATCGCGCCGGCGAACAGCAGCGCGAGAAACATGACCGGCAGCCACACCGCCTGGCGCGCCGTATGGTGCGTCAGCGCGCTCCACATGCCGACCGCCAGCATCGCCAGCAGGTGGTCGAACCCGGTCAGCGGATGCCAGAAGCCCGCCGCGAACATGCTGCCCGGCAGCTCGTGGCCGAGATGGCCCGGATGCGCCAGGGCGGCGCCCGAGAACAGCATCAGGGCGGCCGCACCCGAGCCCAGCATCGCGCGCTTAGACATTGCTTTCATGCGAATCTCCCAATTCATGAATGACGAAAATCCCGACCCGGTGCTCAGACAACCGGGTTGTGGACGGTAATCAGCTTGGTGCCATCGGGAAACGTGACTTCCACCTGGATGTTGGAAATCATCTCCGGCACCCCTTCCATGATCTCATCGCGCCCCAGGATCCGCGTGCCTTCGCTCATGAGCTCGGCGACCGTCTTGCCGTCGCGCGCGCCTTCCATCAACGCGGCCGTGATCAGCGCCACCGTCTCCGGATAGTTCAGCTTCAGGCCGCGCGCGCGCCGGCGCTCGGCCAGCAGGGCCGCGGTGAAAATGAGCAGCTTGTCTTTTTCCCGTGGAGTCAGTTCCATGGCGGTTCTTCCTTTGTGTATGCATACCAGGGGCGGTTCATGCCCGGCCGGCGCGCGAGCGAGCGCCGCATGGCTGGTCCGCGGCCCCTCGCGCGGCGTATCAGGTGGCCCAGAGCCGGGGCACGACGGCGGGCGTATCGAGCACGCGCGGGCGCAAATAGGCCCAGGCATCGGTCATCACGGCCCTGACATCCTCCATGTGCACGCCCAGGCAGCGCACCAGGCACAGCGACTGCGTCGCGTCGTACGGCATCGTGGTGGCCGCGCCGCGCAGCGTGTCGCTCCAGGGCATCAGGCCGGCCAGCTCCTCGTTCTGCTCCGCGTCCAGGCGGGGGCCGAAGGACCACAGCGCGGCATGGACCGGAAAGCCCGCCAGGCCCGAGACCTGGCGCCGGACGTCGTCCTGCGCGCCGACCAGCCCCTGGTCCACCCACAGCAGCCGGCCGTCCACGTACAGCTCGGTGGCGGTATGCAGGCGGCCCTGGCTCCAATGGCCGGACTGGTTCACCCGCCCGAGCTGGATCAGGTCCCAGCCGATGGCGGCCGCGCCCGACTCAAGCTGGATCCGATTGCGCGCCAGGGCATCGGCCTCTTCGAAGAAAATGCTCTCGAGGGGCAGCCAATCGAGCCGGCCTCCCGCTGCCACGCGCAAATGCACGTCCTGCGAGGCCTGGCGGCCGTTCGACTTGTACCAGCGCGTGGCGCCGGGCGTGGTAAGCGCCGCGCGGGCGCCGCCGGCCACGTCGACGCGGATCTCGAGCGCGTCCCCGCCCGCGATGCCCGAAGGGGGATGAAGAATGGCGACGTGGCAGACTTGCGGCCCTTCCGGATACAGCGCCCGCTGCACCAGCATGGGCCCGTAGTGCGCGCGCTCGCGCAGCACGGTGCGGCCCGCGTGGCCGGGCGCGAAGCCCAGCGTCAAGCCCGCGCGCCACTGATCCAGGGTCTCAGACATGGCAGCCGTCCGCGCCAGCCGCGCCCGCAGGCTGTGCCGCCGCGGGCTCGGTCATTAATGCAGAAAACAGGCAAGAACTCATCCAAGGCAAAACCTGAAAAAACAACGGCCCCATAACCTTTGAATATATTCCCGCAAGCATGCAAAATGACGTAACCGTTGCATGGTATCACAATACCCAGGGCATTCATTCCATCACCCGCAGGCCTACCAAGGCCGGCAAAAACTCATTGTTTTCAGTCGGATAGGCGAATCTGCGCAATATATGCCGCCTACTTCCTGCAATGGCGCGCAATACGCCATTATTTGCAATATCGATTATTCGAAATTCCTGCTCCGCCGCTGTTTCTTTATTACCATCCGAATAATAAATCGTGGCCGACGCAACCGCGTGCCGCCCGCCCTGGGTCATGCCACCCTGGGGGATCCGCCGATTGCACCATATGCGCCGAACATGCACGCGATGCGGTCGCACACCACCGCGGCAGACTGCCTCGGGCGTCTCCGGATGACGGCAAGACGTTTGACCTTCCCACAATGGCAAGCCTCAGGCTTCCCTTCCATTGAAAAGGGAAACTGCCATGAACATCGGTGAGGCATCCAAGGCGTCCAAGGTCTCGGCCAAGATGATCCGCTGCTGCGAGCAGATCGGCCTGATCGCCGCGGCGCAACGCACCGCGTCGGACCACCGCGCCTATGGCCATGCCGACATGCACCAGCTGCATTTCATCCGCCGCACCCGCGACCTCGGCTGCTCGGTGGCCGAGAGCGGCGATTTATTGAATCCGTGGAACCCCCAGTCGCGCCAGAGCGCCGACGTCAAGCGCCTGGCCAAGCGCACGCTGTCCTATTGAACACCTGGAACCCGATATGCCAAGGATCACCGTTCTTCCGCACGCCGACCTGGCGCCCGACGGCGCCGTGCTGGAGGTGCCGTCCGGCACCTCGATTTCCGAGGCCTTGCTCGCCCATGGCATCGAGATTGAGCACGCATGCGACATGAGCTGCGCGTGCACGACCTGCCACTGCATCGTGCGCGAGGGCTTCGACTCCCTCGATGAGGCCAGGGAGTGCGAGGACGACCTTGCTGGACCGCGCCTGGGGGCTGGAGGCGCATTCGCGCCTGAGCTGCCAGGCTATCGTGGCTGGCGAGGACCTGACCATCGAAATCCCCAAGTACACGGTCAACCACGCCAAGGAGACACGCTAGGGCGTGGCGCGATGTGACGGCTCGATGCAATAGCGCCCGCCTTCGCTGACGCGTTCTTCAGCTACGGCTGGCCGTCGAACTCCTCGACGTCGCCCAACGAGGACAACCAGGAAAACCGGCGCCTGGCCCAGATCTGCCGCAATGGCCTGCCCAACGCATGGCGCTGCTCGAGCGCGCCGACGCGCAGCGAATAGCTTTGCGGATTCTCCGCCGCGCAGGAATAGATCGGGCCGCCGCAATTGCCGCAAAACGCATGCATGCGCCTGGCGCCGCTTGCGGCAATTTTCAAATACTCTTTGGGCGTTCCCTGCAGAAGCACGAACGTATCCGCCGGCGCGGAAATGTTTGCACGAAAGACAGAGCCCGACTGCATCTGGCAATCGGCACAATGGCAAACCGTAATGGTGCCCGGCTCGACCTCGGCTTCATACGCAATCGCGCCACAGTGGCATCGACCTTCGACTTTCATTTGCTCCTCCGTTGGTAAAAGGCGATGCAGGCATCGGCGTCTTCAGCGGGGCGGCTGCCGCAACGGCGCCATGCGCTCGCGGCCTTCGGGGCGTCCAGATGAGAAAAGCCCGCAAAACCTGAAGTTTATGCGGGCTTTCCGGGGCGCTACCGGCTTCGGTAGAACAAATTTCTGGCGGACAGAGGGGGATTCGAACCCCCGATACGCTTATCACGTATACACGCTTTCCAGGCGTGCGCCTTCAACCACTCGGCCACCTGTCCTGATCTGGATTCGCGACTTGCCCGCGCGGCAAGGCACGCGGGAAAAGCGAATTTGCGATTCTAGCAGGATTCGGGCGGGCTTGTCCCGGCTCGTGTGGCCGCGCCGCTACGCGCGGCCGGCGCCCTTGCGCGGTCGCCCGCCCACGGCTTCGTCGGGCGCTTGCATGGCCGTCAGGACGTAGTTGATCTGGTACTCCTCGCGGTACAGGGTCTCGCCCCACAGCAGCGGCGTGTCGGCCGCGTCCAGGAAGGTATGCGTGCGCACCATGACCGGCCGGCCCTTCTCCAGCTGCAGGTGCCTGGCCACCGCCGCCGGCACCAGCGCGACGCGCACCGCATTGAGAAAGCGCGTGATCGGCATGCCGACCTCCTCGTCCAGCAGCGACTGGACCGAGCGCCGCGCCAGCATCTCGGCGGTCAGCCGCGCGCCCACCAGCGCGGGCAGGTAGCGCAGCTCGAAGGCGATCGGCTTGCCCGAAAGCAGGCACAGGCGCTGCAGCCGGTAGACCGGCTCGCCGCGCCCAAGCCGCAGCGTATCGCGCACGTGGTCTTCGACCACGGCCTTGCCGTAGCCGATCACCTCATAGGTGAGATCGCGCGCGAAGGCATCCTGCTCGAAATAGGCCACCCGGTGCGTGTCCACCGTGGACGACAGCTTGGGCTGCGCGACGAAGCTGCCCACGCCGCGCTTGCGCTCGACCAGGCCTTCGAACACCAGTTGCTGGATCGCGTGCACCACCGTCGCGCGCGTGGTGGCGTAGCGCTTGGCGAGCTCGGTTTCCGACGGCAGCAGGTCGCCCGGCGCGTACGCGGCGTTGCTGATCGCGTCGCGAATGGCGTTGCGGATCTTGAGATAGACAGGCACGGCGGGTCGGCGCCCGGCGCTTGACGCATGTTGCATAGTCAACTAGTCTTTATGCTGAAAACGATTCATAAGCGTATCACTAGGTGTGAACTGTCAATAGGTTGTATTCGTCCAGGTTGAGTCTGGAGATGGGTACAGCGCGCCCGATGCCTTGGTGGGGTCGATGCCAGTTGTAGTGGTGTAGCCAGGATTTCATGGCATCGGCTCGGTGTTGGGAGTTCTGGTAGGTGTGAGCGTAAGCCCACTCACGCAAGGCCGACTGGATGAAGCGTTCGGCCTTGCCATTGGTCTGTGGGCGGTAAGGTCGGGTAAAGCGGTGCTTGATGCCCAGCTCATGGCACAGCGCGGCGAAGGCGCGGCTGCGAAAGGCCGAGCCATTGTCGGTGAGCAAGCGCTGGATGGTCACGCCCAGGCGCTGGTAGTAGGCCACTGCGTCCTTGAGGAACTGGACGGCGCTGGGGAAGCGCTCGTCGGGGTGGATGTCGGTGAAGGCCACGCGGGCGTGGTCATCGATGGCCACGAAGACGAAGTCCCAGCCGGCCCCCTCAACGGTATCGCGTCGGTTGCCCGTGACCCGGTGGCCAGGGCGCTGGATACGTCCCAGCTTCTTGATGTCGATGTGCAGCAGATCGCCGGGGGCCTGATGCTCGTAGCGCACCACCGGCTCGGCCGGCTCCAGGTCGGCCAGGTGCGACAGACCGGCGCGGGCCAGGACGCGGCTGACGGTGCTGGCTGACACGCCCAGCGCCTGGGCGATGCGCGCTTGGGTCAGCCGCTTGCGGCGCAGCTCCACGATAGCCAGCGCCTTGGCCGGCGCAATCGCTCGGGGCGAGACCGTCGGGCGCGAGGACGCATCGGCCAAGCCCGCCTGGCCCTGAGCCAGGAAGCGGCCCAGCCATTTGCGCACAGTCGGCGCGGTGACCCCATAGGCGCGGGCCGCTTCAGGCACACAAACTTGATGGGCGATCAATTGCTGGACCATTTCGAGTCGACGTAGGAAGGTCAATCGGGCATGCTTATGGGTGTTCATCCGGCCGGGCTCCTTGAGTGAACTGGGGGGTTGGCGATTTCCAGTTTCTCAAATCCGGTTCGGATGAACCATGCATACAACCTATTGAATCTTCACACCTAGCGCTCAGCCGGCGCGCGGCTGGAAGCGCCGGATGGATTTCTGCGTTTCCTCGACCAGCAGCAGCGCCAGCCGCGACGGCACGCGGTTCTTGGCCGAGACGGCGAACGCCTCGACCTCGATGGCCGGCTTGAACGGGATGATCTTCAGCCCGTCGCCGCGCCTGGCCTGGGCCATGGCCGAGAACAGATCGACCACGGTCACGCCGACGCCGGCCTGCGCCAGCAGGCAGGCCGTCTCGGAATAGCACACCTCCACCGCGGTACGGTAAGGCGTGCCGGCCTGCTTGAAGGCATTGAGCACCAGCGGACTGAGCCGCGAGCCCAGCTCCAGCCCGATCAACGGATACGGCGAGATGTCCTGCGGCGTGACGGACTTGCGCCGGGCCAGCGGATGGTCGGCCGGCGCCAGGCACACCATCTGGACGCGCGCCACCGGCAGCATGTGCAGCTTCTGCTCCAGCTCGGGCTCCAGCGCGATGGCAAAGCCGATGTCGGCCGCGCGCGACTCGATGATCTCGACCACGTTGTACGAACGGCGCACGTCGAAGAACACCTTCACCTTGGGCCGCTGCTTGAGCAGGTCATTGATGGCCGCCGGCAGCACCGAATGCCCCAGCTGCGGCGTGGCGACGATGCGCAACTGGCCCAGCCGCTCGTTCTTGAGTTCCTCGACCGTGTGGTTGAGGGCCTTGGACAGCAGAAAGATCGACTCCGAGTCGCGGAACAGGATCTTGGCCTCTTCGGTCGCGCTCAGGCGATTGCCCACGCGATCGAACAGCGTGCCCCACTTGCGATTCCAGCTGGCGTATCGCGCTGCTGACCGCCGGCTGCGAAATCTGCAGGGCGCGGGCCGCGCCGACCGTGGTGTGGCTTTGCATCACCGCCCGGAATATCTCGATCAGCCGCAGATTCACTATAAGTCCTGTTTATAGAAATGATCAAAAATTTAATAATTGATTATTTCATCGGACTATTCATAATTCAACTGCAACAAGGAGGCGGCAGGACCTCGGGCCTCCATGACACCTATACAGCCACCCAGGGGGAGATTCATCATGAAGGCAATACTGCAACGGTCCATCGCGCTGCTCGTCTTGGCCGCGGGGATGTCGTCGGTCGCGTGCGCCGACGAGGTCAAGATGCGCGTGCTGGGCTGGTACGGCAACCAGCTGCAATCGCAGCAGGTCGAACGGCCCTTCTGGAAGGACCTGCCCAAGCGCAGCAACGGCGCGTTCTCGGCCAACTTCCGCACCATCGACGAGCTGGGCCTGAAGGGCTTCGAATCGCTGCGCACGCTGCAAAGCGGCGCGTTCGACGTGGTGTCGTTCCAGATCAGCTTCGTGGGCGGCGACGCGCCGGTGCTGATGGGCGCCGACCTGCCCGGCGCGGCGTTCGACTTCGACCAGCTGCAGAAGAACCTGGACGCCTACCGCCCCATCCTCGAAAAGGAACTCAACGACCGCTTCAAGGCCAAGCTGCTGACGGCGTGGTCGTTCCCGTTCCAGATCCTGTACTGCAAGGGCGACATCAAGACGCTGGACGATCTCAAGGGCAAGAAGGTGCGCGTCAGCGGCACCTACACGGCCAAGATGGTCGCCGACCTGAACGCCGCCGGCGCCACCCTGGCCGGCCCCGAGGTCTACCAGGGCCTGATGCAGGGCGTGGTGGACTGCGCCATCACCGGCAGCCAGTATGGCAACAGCAACGACTGGTTCGAGGTCGCGCATTCGCTCAGCCCCATCCCGCTGGGCGGCGCCGGCGTGGTGCTGCAGGTGGCGCGCAACGCCTTCTGGGAAAAGCTGTCGGCCGACCAGCAGGCCGCCCTGTCGGCCGAAATGAAGCAGCTCGAAACCGCGCTGTGGGACATCAGCCGCAAGGGCCACGAGGACGGCATCAACTGCAACGTCGGCAAGCAGCCCTGCACCGGCAAGCCCGGCAAGATGCAGCTGGTCGAGCCCACCGAGGCCGACGTGCGCGAAGTCAAGCAACTGCTCAAGACATCGATCGTGCCGATGTGGATCGAGGATTGCTCGAAGTTCTCCAAGACCTGCGGCGACGACTGGTTCCGCACCATCGGCGCGGCGGCCGGCATCGCGCGCTAGCTGTGAAGATTCAATAGGTTGTATGCATGGTTCATCCGAACCGGATTTGAGAAACTGGAAATCGCCACCCCCCCAGTTCACTCAAGGAGCCCGGCCGGATGAACACCCATAAGCATGCCCGATTGACCTTCCTACGTCGACTCGAAATGGTCCAGCAATTGATCGCCCATCAAGTTTGTGTGCCTGAAGCGGCCCGCGCCTATGGGGTCACCGCGCCGACTGTGCGCAAATGGCTGGGCCGCTTCCTGGCTCAGGGCCAGGCGGGCTTGGCCGATGCGTCCTCGCGCCCGACGGTCTCGCCCCGAGCGATTGCGCCGGCCAAGGCGCTGGCTATCGTGGAGCTGCGCCGCAAGCGGCTGACCCAAGCGCGCATCGCCCAGGCGCTGGGCGTGTCAGCCAGCACCGTCAGCCGCGTCCTGGCCCGCGCCGGTCTGTCGCACCTGGCCGACCTGGAGCCGGCCGAGCCGGTGGTGCGCTACGAGCATCAGGCCCCCGGCGATCTGCTGCACATCGACATCAAGAAGCTGGGACGTATCCAGCGCCCTGGCCACCGGGTCACGGGCAACCGACGCGATACCGTTGAGGGGGCCGGCTGGGACTTCGTCTTCGTGGCCATCGATGACCACGCCCGCGTGGCCTTCACCGACATCCACCCCGACGAGCGCTTCCCCAGCGCCGTCCAGTTCCTCAAGGACGCAGTGGCCTACT
It encodes:
- the ureC gene encoding urease subunit alpha, whose product is MTRISRSAYAEIYGPTVVGGVGDRVRLADTLLLAEVEKDHTIFGEEVKFGGGKVIRDGMGQSQRLATDCVDTVITNALIIDAVTGIVKADIGIKDGLISGIGKAGNPDTQPGVTIIIGASTEVVAGEGLIVTAGAIDTHIRFICPQQIEEALATGTTTMIGGGTGPATGSLATTSTSGPWHMAAMLQALDAFPVNVGLFGKGSSSSHGALLEQVRAGAMGLKIHEDWASTPASIDTCLNVAEETDIQVAIHSDTLNESGFVEDTFAAFKGRTIHSFHTEGAGGGHAPDIIRAAGMPNVLPASTNPTMPFTRNTIDEHLDMVMVCHHLDPSIAEDLAFAESRIRRETIAAEDILHDLGAFSIMSSDSQAMGRVGEIVLRTWQTAHKMKLQRGPLQGDSERSDNERIKRYIAKYTINPAVAHGIAHLVGSVEVGKLADLVLWKPAFFGVKVNMVLKSGMAVSASIGDMGASISTPQPVQIRPMWGSHGKALRTSVAFVSQVSLSNPAVSELGLNKRLEAVRGCRGVTKHDMVRNNWLPAISVDPQTYQVYADGQLLRCEALAELPMAQRYFLF
- a CDS encoding urease subunit gamma, which translates into the protein MELTPREKDKLLIFTAALLAERRRARGLKLNYPETVALITAALMEGARDGKTVAELMSEGTRILGRDEIMEGVPEMISNIQVEVTFPDGTKLITVHNPVV
- a CDS encoding LysR substrate-binding domain-containing protein, whose amino-acid sequence is MGNRLSATEEAKILFRDSESIFLLSKALNHTVEELKNERLGQLRIVATPQLGHSVLPAAINDLLKQRPKVKVFFDVRRSYNVVEIIESRAADIGFAIALEPELEQKLHMLPVARVQMVCLAPADHPLARRKSVTPQDISPYPLIGLELGSRLSPLVLNAFKQAGTPYRTAVEVCYSETACLLAQAGVGVTVVDLFSAMAQARRGDGLKIIPFKPAIEVEAFAVSAKNRVPSRLALLLVEETQKSIRRFQPRAG
- a CDS encoding IS481-like element IS481 family transposase, encoding MNTHKHARLTFLRRLEMVQQLIAHQVCVPEAARAYGVTAPTVRKWLGRFLAQGQAGLADASSRPTVSPRAIAPAKALAIVELRRKRLTQARIAQALGVSASTVSRVLARAGLSHLADLEPAEPVVRYEHQAPGDLLHIDIKKLGRIQRPGHRVTGNRRDTVEGAGWDFVFVAIDDHARVAFTDIHPDERFPSAVQFLKDAVAYYQRLGVTIQRLLTDNGSAFRSRAFAALCHELGIKHRFTRPYRPQTNGKAERFIQSALREWAYAHTYQNSQHRADAMKSWLHHYNWHRPHQGIGRAVPISRLNLDEYNLLTVHT
- a CDS encoding IS481-like element IS481 family transposase, encoding MNTHKHARLTFLRRLEMVQQLIAHQVCVPEAARAYGVTAPTVRKWLGRFLAQGQAGLADASSRPTVSPRAIAPAKALAIVELRRKRLTQARIAQALGVSASTVSRVLARAGLSHLADLEPAEPVVRYEHQAPGDLLHIDIKKLGRIQRPGHRVTGNRRDTVEGAGWDFVFVAIDDHARVAFTDIHPDERFPSAVQFLKDAVAYYQRLGVTIQRLLTDNGSAFRSRAFAALCHELGIKHRFTRPYRPQTNGKAERFIQSALREWAYAHTYQNSQHRADAMKSWLHHYNWHRPHQGIGRAVPISRLNLDEYNLLTVHT
- a CDS encoding urease accessory protein UreD: MSETLDQWRAGLTLGFAPGHAGRTVLRERAHYGPMLVQRALYPEGPQVCHVAILHPPSGIAGGDALEIRVDVAGGARAALTTPGATRWYKSNGRQASQDVHLRVAAGGRLDWLPLESIFFEEADALARNRIQLESGAAAIGWDLIQLGRVNQSGHWSQGRLHTATELYVDGRLLWVDQGLVGAQDDVRRQVSGLAGFPVHAALWSFGPRLDAEQNEELAGLMPWSDTLRGAATTMPYDATQSLCLVRCLGVHMEDVRAVMTDAWAYLRPRVLDTPAVVPRLWAT
- a CDS encoding GntR family transcriptional regulator, whose amino-acid sequence is MQHASSAGRRPAVPVYLKIRNAIRDAISNAAYAPGDLLPSETELAKRYATTRATVVHAIQQLVFEGLVERKRGVGSFVAQPKLSSTVDTHRVAYFEQDAFARDLTYEVIGYGKAVVEDHVRDTLRLGRGEPVYRLQRLCLLSGKPIAFELRYLPALVGARLTAEMLARRSVQSLLDEEVGMPITRFLNAVRVALVPAAVARHLQLEKGRPVMVRTHTFLDAADTPLLWGETLYREEYQINYVLTAMQAPDEAVGGRPRKGAGRA
- a CDS encoding HupE/UreJ family protein, which translates into the protein MKAMSKRAMLGSGAAALMLFSGAALAHPGHLGHELPGSMFAAGFWHPLTGFDHLLAMLAVGMWSALTHHTARQAVWLPVMFLALLFAGAMMGMAGVRLPAVEPVIMVSLLVLGLLVASRKAVQGWAGFALVGGFALFHGLAHGMELPGSEGALGFVAGFMLATLGLHLAGLFAGFRLKHWNLWLSRALGVGIAGYGALLFVGARV
- a CDS encoding TRAP transporter substrate-binding protein — translated: MKAILQRSIALLVLAAGMSSVACADEVKMRVLGWYGNQLQSQQVERPFWKDLPKRSNGAFSANFRTIDELGLKGFESLRTLQSGAFDVVSFQISFVGGDAPVLMGADLPGAAFDFDQLQKNLDAYRPILEKELNDRFKAKLLTAWSFPFQILYCKGDIKTLDDLKGKKVRVSGTYTAKMVADLNAAGATLAGPEVYQGLMQGVVDCAITGSQYGNSNDWFEVAHSLSPIPLGGAGVVLQVARNAFWEKLSADQQAALSAEMKQLETALWDISRKGHEDGINCNVGKQPCTGKPGKMQLVEPTEADVREVKQLLKTSIVPMWIEDCSKFSKTCGDDWFRTIGAAAGIAR
- a CDS encoding GFA family protein is translated as MKVEGRCHCGAIAYEAEVEPGTITVCHCADCQMQSGSVFRANISAPADTFVLLQGTPKEYLKIAASGARRMHAFCGNCGGPIYSCAAENPQSYSLRVGALEQRHALGRPLRQIWARRRFSWLSSLGDVEEFDGQP
- a CDS encoding urease subunit beta, with product MIPGEILTEPGQIELNVGRPTLTIAVVNEDDRPIQVGSHYHFAEANNALVFDRELATGYRLNIPAGNAVRFEPGMRRTVELVAVGGERRIFGFQGKVMGALK